The genome window GGTGCGCGAGATGGCGAAGACGGGGCACCGCTGGCGCAACCCGGTGTGGCGTCACGAGGACGGCAGCGTCGCCGAGTGGTGAGCGCGATGCGCGGCGTGCGGCTTCGGCGCGCGCGGCAAGTATCGATTCGAGAACGGCTGCCAGCAGGCAGCCGTTTTTGCATGCGCGGTGCGGGGCCCGGCACGTGCCGGGTGCGCGACGGCGGCCTTGCGCCGCGCCGCGCGCGCCCTGCCGTCAGCCGAGTGCCGCGAACCCCGGCACGCTGAACGACAGCACGGCGGCTGCGACGAACACGCCGATCATCGTCAGCGCCTCGAGATGCAGGATGTTGCGGAACGTGTGCGCATCCTCGGTCGACGCGGTGCGGCGCAGGCGCGGCAGCGCCGCGAAGCGGTTCAGGCCGCCGAGCACGAGCGCGAGCGCGACGAGCAGCAGCTTCAGCAGCAACACGCGCCCCCACGTGCTGCCGTCGAGCGGTGCGAGCGAACCGCCGAGCCCGCGGATCGCATTGAGCGCGCCAGTGCCGAGCACGAAGACGACCGCGATGATCGACGTGCGCGACAGATGCTGGCCGATGCGGATCAGCGCGCCGCGCGCGACCGACGACCCGAGCGCCGGCAGCACCGCGAGCCCGCCCGCGAGCACGAGGCCACCCCACACGGCCGTCGCGAGCAGGTGCAGCGTCTGCACGCCGACCGCCGCGGACAGCGCACCCGTATCGGCCGCATGGCCGAGCGACGCCTTGCCGGCCGCGACCACGATCACCGCGAGCCACAGCACCGCGTGCGCGGCCGGGCCCTCCGGCTTCGCCAGCGCGACGATCGCGAGCACCACGGCGCCGGCGAACGCGACGCTCCACGCGAAGCCCGTATGCGTCTGCATCAGCATCACGGGAATCGCGGCGAACGCGCCGCCGAGCCCCGCCCCGCTCATCGTCGCGGCCTCGTAGACGAGCCAGCCGAGATCCGCGAGCACCAGCGCCAGCGCCGCCGCGACCAGCGAATGTTGCGCGCGCAGCCACGCGGAGTGCGACGGCGCGACGACCGGACGCGCACCGTCCTTGCCGAGCCATGCCTTGAGCAGCGCCGAGCCGACCGCCATCGCGAACGCCGCGTCCATCAGTGCCGCGAGCGCGACCTGACCGATCCACAAGCTGTCGAACTTCATCGCGCACACCCTCCCGACAGCGGCAGGCCGACGAGATGGCAGCAACGGGATGGACAGCGTGAGGAAGGCAACGGCACGGTAGAAAACGTCATCGATGAATCCGGAAACGGGAGAAATGACTGGACCTGCGGCGGAGGCGGCGCCGCGCGACCCGCGAGTGTACGGTCTTCGATGGTGAAAACGCACGCCGGTTCACACCGACACGTCGCAATGCGCGTCAAATTGTCGCAAGTCGCAAACGGACAGGAACCGATGTCCTTTTGCCAAATAGCCGTCATTACCCATCGATGATAGAATGCCGCGTCGCAGCAGCCCGGCTGCCCTGCCGTCATGCGCCGAGCCGATCGTAGCCCGGACAACAGGTCCCCGTCGAATAAACATGGAGTCTCGTGTGTCTTCAAGACGCCTCTTCCGTCCGCTGCTCGCCGTACTGATGTTCGGCAGCGCGGGCCTTATGAGCGCTGCCCAAGCGCAGACCAAGCCCACGGAGCAAGCGCACGCCCAGCAGGCGCCGCTCAAGGCACCCGATACCATGGCCGAGCGTGTGCGCGGCTGTACGGCCTGCCATGGCGTCCATGGCCAGGGCACGGACAACGACTACTTCCCGCGTCTTGCCGGCAAGCCGGCCGAGTACCTGTACAACCAGCTCGTCAACTTCCGTGACGGCCGGCGCAAGTACCCGCCGATGAACTACCTGCTGACGTACCTGAACGACGACTACCTGCGTGAAATGGCCGAGCACTTCTCGGCCGAACGCCCGCCGTACCCGGCGCCGGCGAAGCCGACGCTGCCGGCCGCGACGCTCGCGCGCGGCAAGCAGCTCGTCACGCAAGGCGACCCGTCCCGCAAGCTGCCGGCCTGCGTGGCCTGCCACGGCGCGACGCTGACCGGCATGCAGCCGGCGATCCCGGGCCTGGTCGGCCTGCACGCCGACTACCTGAGCGCGCAGATCGGTGCATGGCGTTCGGGCAACCGTCACGCGAAGGCGCCTGACTGCATGCATGAAGTCGCGTCGAAGCTTTCCGACGAAGACGTGACGGCCGTGACCGCATGGCTTGCCGCGCAACCGGCGCCCGCCAACCCCGTGCCGGCTCCGGCGCGTTCGATGAAGACTCCGCTCGCCTGCGGCAGCGAACCGCAATAAGGCAAGGGAGACAGACACAATGAAACGCAAGTCCCTGTTTGCACTCTCGGCCGTCGCGATCGTCGCGGCTGCCGCTCTCGTGCCGGTCCTGTGGCCGGGCAACGACACGCTGCACGGCGCTTCCGCCGTCGCGGCCACGCCGGCCGACCAGGCCGCGCTGATCAAGAAGGGCGAATACCTCGCGCGCGTCGGCGACTGTATCGCGTGCCACACCGTGCGCGGCGGCAAGTCGTTCGCGGGCGGCCTGCCGATGGCGACGCCGTTCGGCACGATGTACACGCCGAACATCACGCCGGACGACAAGGATGGCATCGGCAAGTGGACGTCGGACGACTTCTACCGCGCGATGCACACCGGTCGTTCGAAGGACGGCAGCCTGCTCTACCCGGGCTTCCCGTTCGCGAGCTACACGAAGGTCACGCGTGCGGATTCGGACGCGATCTACGCGTACCTGCGCTCGGTCGCGCCGGTGTCGGTGCCGAGCCGTCCGCATGAACTGAAGTTCCCGTTCAACAACCGCAACCTGCTGATCGGCTGGCGCACGCTGTTCTTCAAGGAAGGCGAATACAAGCCGGATCCGACCAAGTCGGTCGAATGGAACCGCGGCGCGTACCTCGTCGAAGGCCTCGGCCACTGCTCGATGTGCCACACGTCGATCAACATGATGGGCGGCCCGGTGACGGGCTCGGCGTTTGCCGGCGGCCTGATCCCGCTGCAGAACTGGTATGCGCCGTCGCTGACGAACGACAAGGAACTCGGCCTCGGCGACTGGCACGTGCAGGAGCTGTCCGACCTGCTGCAGGCCGGCGTGTCGCAGAAGGGCGCGGTGTTCGGCCCGATGGCGGACGTGGTCCACAACAGCCTGCAGTACATGACCGACGAAGATACGCGCGCAATGTCGACGTACCTGAAGTCGATCCCGCAGAAGGCTGAAGCGCCGAAGAACATGCAGTACGAGCCGTCGAAGCAGTTCGGCAACGCGCTGTTCGACCAGGGCAAGAAGATCTACGCGGACAACTGCGCGACCTGCCACGCCGAAAACGGCGCGGGCAAGCCGCCGGCGTATCCGCCGCTCGCGGGCAACCACTCGATCATGATGGAATCGGCCGTCAACCCGATCCGCATGGTGCTGAACGGTGGCTATCCGCCGAGCACGTTCAAGAATCCGCGTCCGTACGGGATGCCGCCGTTCGCGCAGTCGCTGTCGAACCAGGAAGTTGCGGCGGTCGTCACGTATATCCGGGTATCGTGGGGCAACAACGGTACGCCGATCTCGCCGCAACAGGTGAGCGACCTGCGTTCCGCGCCGCTCGACTAAGAAGCGGCTGACACAAACGGGGCGCGGCTGCGGGAAACCGCGGCCGCGCCCTTTTGCATTTTGCATTTTGCGATGTCACTTCCCGCGCGGGCCGCGCGCGACGTCGCCGATCATAAAACTGAAGAGTGGTATCTATGTCTTTCGAATCTCTCGGCTTGGCCGAACCGCTGGTCAAGGCGGTCAACGAGCTCGGCTACACGTCGCCGACCCCGATCCAGCAACAGGCGATCCCGGCCGTCCTCGGCGGCGGCGACCTGCTCGCCGGCGCGCAAACGGGCACCGGCAAGACCGCCGGCTTCACGCTGCCGATCCTGCAACGCCTGCATACGTTCTATGCGGAACATCGCGGCGCGAAGCGCGCAGTGCGCGCGCTGATCCTCACGCCGACGCGCGAACTCGCCGCCCAGGTCGAGGAAAGCGTCCGTGCGTACAGCAAGTACCTGAAGCTGCGCTCGACCGTGATGTTCGGCGGCGTCAGCATCAATCCGCAGATAGATGCGCTCAAGCGCGGCGTCGACATCGTCGTCGCGACGCCGGGCCGCCTGCTCGATCACATGCAGCAGAAGACGATCGACCTGTCGGACCTCGACATCCTCGTGCTCGACGAAGCCGACCGGATGCTCGACATGGGCTTCATTCACGACATCAAGCGCGTGCTCGCGAAGCTGCCGCCGCAGCGCCAGAACCTGCTGTTCTCGGCCACCTTCTCCGACGAGATCAAGGCGCTCGCCGACAGCCTGCTCGACTCGCCCGCGCTGATCGAGGTCGCACGCCGCAACACGACCGCCGAAAGCGTCGCGCAGAAGATCCACCCGGTCGACCGCGACCGCAAGCGCGAACTGCTCACGCACCTGATCCGCGAACACAACTGGTTCCAGGTGCTCGTGTTCACGCGCACGAAGCACGGCGCGAACCGGCTCGCCGAGCAGCTGACGAAGGACGGCATCAGCGCGATGGCGATCCACGGCAACAAGAGCCAGTCGGCCCGCACGCGCGCGCTGGCGGAGTTCAAGAACAGCACGCTGCAGGTGCTCGTCGCGACCGACATCGCCGCGCGCGGGATCGACATCGACCAGCTGCCGCACGTCGTCAATTTCGACCTGCCGAACGTGCCGGAAGACTACGTGCACCGGATCGGCCGCACGGGCCGCGCGGGCGCGACCGGCGAAGCCGTGTCGCTCGTGTGCGTCGACGAGAAGCAGCTGCTGCGCGACATCGAGCGGCTGATCAAGCGCGAGATTCCGCAGGAAGTGATCGCGGGCTTCGAACCCGATCCGAACGCGAAGCCGGAGCCGATCCAGCAGCGCCGCGGGCAGCAGCAGCCGCGCGGCGGTGGCGGCGGCGGTGGCAATCGCCAGCCGCGCGCAGGCGGCTCAGGCCAGCCGGCCGCGAAACGCGACGGCAATGCGCAACCGAAGGCGACCCAGCAGAAGGCCGCGAAGCCGCGCACGCAAGGGCAAGGCGGCGCCGGCGGCAACGGCGGGCGTCCGGCCGGTGGCGGCAACAGCGCACGCCCGGCGAACGGCAATGCCGCGCACGCGAACCGCAACCGCTCGTCGCGCAGCGGCCAGCGCGGTCACTGAAGCCGTGCGGCTGCGCGCCGCAGGTGCTCGACCTGGCGTTGCCAGCGCGCGAGCACCTCGGTGCGCTCCCCTTCCAGCGTGAACGTGACACCTGTCGCGAGACGCGCATAGCCGACCCGCTGCGCATCGCCGTGCGCGATCGTCGCAGCGAATCCGGCCAGTCCGCCGAAATCTCCTTCGAGCGGCGCCATTCTCAATTGCGCCTGAAAGAACGCGCCGTCCGCGACCAGCGTCAACGCGGCCGACCGCCGTTGCGCGATCGCGCGCGCCGCACGCGATTGCGGCCAGAGCGCCAGCAGCAGCGTGCGCGCATCGTGTGCATAGATTTCGCCGACGCCGAGCAGCGTCGTGCGCAACTGGCCATCGTCGGTCGCGACGATCAACGATGCGGCGAGGTCGGCATGACGCTCGAGCGCGGTACCGTCGAACAACGAGACGACGGCCGGCGGCCACGCATCGAACGTCCATTGTTCGAGCGCGTGGCGATGGGTATCGGTCATGATGGCGTGGCCCCGATGGATAAGCGGATGAAGAGCCGCAGCATACGCGCGTCGGGCCGCGCCGCGGCGCTCAGCGCAGGAACACGTGCCGCGTGATCTTCGTGAGCGGATAGTGAACGCCCGGCTGGATCTTCGCGGGCAGGTCGAGCGGCTTGAGCAGCATCTTCACGCACATGTCGGCCGACAGGTTGCGCCGCACGAGCGTGCTGATGCGCGCGGCGCGTTCGCGGTTGTACTGGCTGTCGCCGACACGATCCGGATAGCGCACCGCGAACACGTGGCGCAGCGCGATCTCCGAATCCTCGTTCTTGATCTCCATCACGCGGCGCGCCAGCGCGCCGAGCACCGCAAGGCGGCCATTGCCTTCGACCTGGTTGTACTTCTTGAAGAACTTGAAGAAGTGCTTGTAGTGGCGCACTTCGTCGGTGCGGATGTTGTCGGTGATTTCCTTCAGCACGGGCTCGTCCGAGCACTCGTTGATCGCGCGATAGAGCGTGGCCGTGCCCGTCTCGACGACGCAGCGCGCGACCATCTCGAGCGCGCGGGTCTTCTCGAACGCCTCGACCTTGCAGGTCTGCGAATACTCGGCGAAGAAGTTCGCGAACGCGGTATCCCAGTCGAACTCCGGCCACACGTGCGCGATGTATGCCTTCAGCGCGCGCCCGTGCTGCAATTCTTCGTGCTCCCATGCATTGTTGAGCCATGCGGAGACTTCCGGATCGTCGTTGAAGAACTGGCTCAGATTGCTCGTGTAGAGATCCGAGCCGCTTTCGATGAACGACGACGCGCACAGCAGCAGCAACAGATCCTCGTTCGCGGCGGCACGTTGACGATCGATCCGGTTCAGGTCGATGTCCTCGATTCGCCACGGCATCACATGCGTCGTTTTGGTGTCCATGGTGGTGCGCTCCCAGTCGTCGCGCGGAGGCCGGCCCATGCCTTCGGCACAGGCGCCGGCCCTCCCGCAGGCGGCGTTTTACTTGCGTTTATAGTGGATTGGTCCGGCCGAACCATGCTGGCATCTTAGCCGGACTTTGATGTTCATGCTTCAAAGCACTGACCATACCCGACAAGCGCAGTTCCACGGCGTCTGTTGCCGTTCGTTAGACGAGTCCTTCAAACCGCTTGCGCCCGCGCGGTGATACGGCTTGCCGCAAACGAAACGGGCGGCCATTCGGCCGCCCGCTAAGCACACGACATGCCGGCGAACGTCGCCGGGAATCCGTCAGAAACCAGCCGCCAGACCGTCGCGCCGGCTGTCGCTCGCGGCCACGTAGCCGCGCTCGCGATCGTCGCGATCGAGACGCCAGATGAACTGCCCCGAACCGAAATCCATGTAAGGATCGTCGATCGACTTGATCGTATGGCCGCGTGCGGCCAGCCCATCGACGGTCGCGCGATGCATCGTTGCCTCGACGTCGAGCGTGAAGTCGCGGTTGACCTTCCAGCGCGGCGCATCGCAGGCCGCCTGCGGTTGCTGCCCGTAGCCGAGCATCCGCACGACGGTCTGCAGGTGTCCTTGCGGCTGCATGTCGCCGCCCATCACGCCGAAGCTCATCACGGCCTCGGTCCGGCCTTCGACCTCCTCGGTGACGAACGCCGGGATGATCGTGTGGAACGGCCGCTTGCCGCCCGCGACGACGTTCGGCGAAGCCGGGTCCATCGAGAAGCCGTGCCCGCGATTCTGCAGCGCGATGCCGGTGCCGGGCACGACGAGCCCCGAGCCGAAGCCCATGTAGTTCGACTGAATGAAGCTCACCATCATCCCGCGCTCGTCGGCCGCCGACAGGTAGATCGTGCCGCCCGAATGCGGCCGGCCAGCGGCGAAGTGCGTCGCGCGCGCGGGGTCGATCAGTTTCGCGCGCTCGGCGAGATACGCGTCGTCGAGCATCTGCTCGGGCGTGACTTCCATCGCGCGCGGATCGGCGACGTAGCGATAGACATCGGCGAACGCGAGCTTCATCGCCTCGATCTGCAGATGCTGCGAGTCGACCGAATCGACTGGCCACTCGGTCACGCCCGCATGCCCGGCGATCCCGAGCGCGATCAGCGCGGCGATGCCCTGCCCATTCGGCGGAATCTCGTGGATCGTGTGACGGCCGAAGCGCTTGCCGATCGGCTCGACCCATTCGGGCCGGTAAGCCTGCAGGTCGGCTGCGGTCAGCGCGCCACCGCCTTCGCGGGAGAACGCGGCGATGCGCTCGGCGAGCACCCCCTCGTAGAACGCGCGCGCACCTTCCTTCTGCAGCGTGCGCAACGTCTGCGCATGGCCCGGCAGGCACACGCGCTCGCCCACCTGCGGTGCGCGGCCATGCGGCATGAAGGTGTCCGCGAAACCCGGCAACCCCTTGAGTTCCGGCACCGCGGCCGCCCACTTGTGCGCGACGATCGGCGGCACCGCATAGCCGCGCTCCGCGATCTCGATCGCCGGTTCGAGCAGGTCCGCGAACGGCAGCGAACCGAACTTCGCATGCAGCGCTTCCCAACCCGCGATCACGCCCGGCACGGTGACGGTGTCCCAGCCGCGCGTCGGCTTGTTCGCGATGCCGTTACCCGCGTCGCCGTGGCGCGTGCGGAAATAGTCGACGTTCCATGCGGCCGGCGCGACGCCCGACGCGTTCAGCCCGGACAGCCGCTCGCCGTCCCACACGAGCGCGAACGCGTCGCCGCCGAGCCCGCACGACACGGGCTCGACGACCGTGATCGCGGCCGCGGCGGCCAGCGCCGCGTCGACCGCGTTACCGCCCTTCCACAGCATCCGCAGCCCCGCCTGCGCGGCGAGCGGGTGCGACGTCGACACGACGTTGCGCGCGAACACCGGGATGCGGGTCGTCGGATACGGGTTGTGCCAGTTGAAGCCAGTCATCGGTTCCACCTCGTCGAAAGCTGAATGATCGCGCCGGACGCGCCCCCCGCGTGCGCGGGCAATCCGCCATTGCAGCGCGATCGGCACAATCGCACAAATTCATTTGTCACATGAATCCATGCGATTTCCGCATGAATATCAGGCAACCGTGCGGGCCGGGCCGGCCTAACGCCGTTGCCGCCCTTACAATACCCGCTCCGTCTCACGACACGACCATCGAGCCATGACCCGAGATCCCCGCCTCACCCTCAACGCGCGCCAGCAGGAATTGCTCGAATGGGTGCAGCGCGACGGCTTCGTGACCGTCGACGATCTCGCCGCGCACTTCGCGGTGACGCCGCAGACGATCCGCCGCGACGTGAACTGGCTGGCGGACCTGAACCTGCTGCGCCGCTACCACGGCGGCGCGAGCCTGCCGACCAGCTCGGAGAACGTGTCGTACACCGCTCGCCAGCGGATGTTCCACGACGAGAAGCGGCGCATCGCGGCGCTCGCGGCGTCGCACATTCCCGATCAGGCGTCGCTGTTCATCAACCTCGGCACGACCACCGAGGAAGTCGCACGCGCGCTGAACCGCCACCACGGGCTGCACGTGATCACGAACAACCTGAACGTCGCGTCGATGATGAGCGGCTACCCCGACTGCGAGGTGCTGATCACGGGCGGCATCGTGCGGCCGTGGGACAAGGGGATCGTCGGCGAACTCGCGATCGACTTCATCCGCCAGTTCAAGGTCGACTACGCGATCATCGGCACGTCGGCGATCGAGGCCGACGGCACGCTGCGCGACTTCGACACACGCGAGGTGCGCGTGGCCGAGGCGATCATGCAGCATGCGCGCACCGTCTATCTCGTGACCGACCATTCGAAGGTCGGCCGTCCCGCGCTGGTGCGCCAAGGCCACCTGAGCCAGGTGCACGCGCTCTTCACCGACAAGCCGCTGCCGCCCGAGATGGCCGACACCGTCGCGGCCGCCGGCACCCAGGTGTACGTCGCCGAGTGACGGTTCCGATGCTGCACCGCACCCGAAACTTCAAGTGAAATCAAGAAGTTGGCGTTGCG of Burkholderia sp. HI2500 contains these proteins:
- a CDS encoding CopD family protein; its protein translation is MKFDSLWIGQVALAALMDAAFAMAVGSALLKAWLGKDGARPVVAPSHSAWLRAQHSLVAAALALVLADLGWLVYEAATMSGAGLGGAFAAIPVMLMQTHTGFAWSVAFAGAVVLAIVALAKPEGPAAHAVLWLAVIVVAAGKASLGHAADTGALSAAVGVQTLHLLATAVWGGLVLAGGLAVLPALGSSVARGALIRIGQHLSRTSIIAVVFVLGTGALNAIRGLGGSLAPLDGSTWGRVLLLKLLLVALALVLGGLNRFAALPRLRRTASTEDAHTFRNILHLEALTMIGVFVAAAVLSFSVPGFAALG
- a CDS encoding c-type cytochrome, with product MESRVSSRRLFRPLLAVLMFGSAGLMSAAQAQTKPTEQAHAQQAPLKAPDTMAERVRGCTACHGVHGQGTDNDYFPRLAGKPAEYLYNQLVNFRDGRRKYPPMNYLLTYLNDDYLREMAEHFSAERPPYPAPAKPTLPAATLARGKQLVTQGDPSRKLPACVACHGATLTGMQPAIPGLVGLHADYLSAQIGAWRSGNRHAKAPDCMHEVASKLSDEDVTAVTAWLAAQPAPANPVPAPARSMKTPLACGSEPQ
- a CDS encoding c-type cytochrome; translation: MKRKSLFALSAVAIVAAAALVPVLWPGNDTLHGASAVAATPADQAALIKKGEYLARVGDCIACHTVRGGKSFAGGLPMATPFGTMYTPNITPDDKDGIGKWTSDDFYRAMHTGRSKDGSLLYPGFPFASYTKVTRADSDAIYAYLRSVAPVSVPSRPHELKFPFNNRNLLIGWRTLFFKEGEYKPDPTKSVEWNRGAYLVEGLGHCSMCHTSINMMGGPVTGSAFAGGLIPLQNWYAPSLTNDKELGLGDWHVQELSDLLQAGVSQKGAVFGPMADVVHNSLQYMTDEDTRAMSTYLKSIPQKAEAPKNMQYEPSKQFGNALFDQGKKIYADNCATCHAENGAGKPPAYPPLAGNHSIMMESAVNPIRMVLNGGYPPSTFKNPRPYGMPPFAQSLSNQEVAAVVTYIRVSWGNNGTPISPQQVSDLRSAPLD
- a CDS encoding DEAD/DEAH box helicase codes for the protein MSFESLGLAEPLVKAVNELGYTSPTPIQQQAIPAVLGGGDLLAGAQTGTGKTAGFTLPILQRLHTFYAEHRGAKRAVRALILTPTRELAAQVEESVRAYSKYLKLRSTVMFGGVSINPQIDALKRGVDIVVATPGRLLDHMQQKTIDLSDLDILVLDEADRMLDMGFIHDIKRVLAKLPPQRQNLLFSATFSDEIKALADSLLDSPALIEVARRNTTAESVAQKIHPVDRDRKRELLTHLIREHNWFQVLVFTRTKHGANRLAEQLTKDGISAMAIHGNKSQSARTRALAEFKNSTLQVLVATDIAARGIDIDQLPHVVNFDLPNVPEDYVHRIGRTGRAGATGEAVSLVCVDEKQLLRDIERLIKREIPQEVIAGFEPDPNAKPEPIQQRRGQQQPRGGGGGGGNRQPRAGGSGQPAAKRDGNAQPKATQQKAAKPRTQGQGGAGGNGGRPAGGGNSARPANGNAAHANRNRSSRSGQRGH
- a CDS encoding ferritin-like domain-containing protein, which produces MDTKTTHVMPWRIEDIDLNRIDRQRAAANEDLLLLLCASSFIESGSDLYTSNLSQFFNDDPEVSAWLNNAWEHEELQHGRALKAYIAHVWPEFDWDTAFANFFAEYSQTCKVEAFEKTRALEMVARCVVETGTATLYRAINECSDEPVLKEITDNIRTDEVRHYKHFFKFFKKYNQVEGNGRLAVLGALARRVMEIKNEDSEIALRHVFAVRYPDRVGDSQYNRERAARISTLVRRNLSADMCVKMLLKPLDLPAKIQPGVHYPLTKITRHVFLR
- a CDS encoding gamma-glutamyltransferase family protein yields the protein MTGFNWHNPYPTTRIPVFARNVVSTSHPLAAQAGLRMLWKGGNAVDAALAAAAAITVVEPVSCGLGGDAFALVWDGERLSGLNASGVAPAAWNVDYFRTRHGDAGNGIANKPTRGWDTVTVPGVIAGWEALHAKFGSLPFADLLEPAIEIAERGYAVPPIVAHKWAAAVPELKGLPGFADTFMPHGRAPQVGERVCLPGHAQTLRTLQKEGARAFYEGVLAERIAAFSREGGGALTAADLQAYRPEWVEPIGKRFGRHTIHEIPPNGQGIAALIALGIAGHAGVTEWPVDSVDSQHLQIEAMKLAFADVYRYVADPRAMEVTPEQMLDDAYLAERAKLIDPARATHFAAGRPHSGGTIYLSAADERGMMVSFIQSNYMGFGSGLVVPGTGIALQNRGHGFSMDPASPNVVAGGKRPFHTIIPAFVTEEVEGRTEAVMSFGVMGGDMQPQGHLQTVVRMLGYGQQPQAACDAPRWKVNRDFTLDVEATMHRATVDGLAARGHTIKSIDDPYMDFGSGQFIWRLDRDDRERGYVAASDSRRDGLAAGF
- a CDS encoding DeoR/GlpR family DNA-binding transcription regulator; this translates as MTRDPRLTLNARQQELLEWVQRDGFVTVDDLAAHFAVTPQTIRRDVNWLADLNLLRRYHGGASLPTSSENVSYTARQRMFHDEKRRIAALAASHIPDQASLFINLGTTTEEVARALNRHHGLHVITNNLNVASMMSGYPDCEVLITGGIVRPWDKGIVGELAIDFIRQFKVDYAIIGTSAIEADGTLRDFDTREVRVAEAIMQHARTVYLVTDHSKVGRPALVRQGHLSQVHALFTDKPLPPEMADTVAAAGTQVYVAE